From the Bacteroidota bacterium genome, the window TACAAAGACAAATGTTTCCGTTGTAAACTGCACACACAGCTCGCAAACATTCAGCTATACCGGTGGTGCTCAGACTTGGACCGTTCCGGGTTGCATCACTTCAATTACAGTTGATGCCTACGGCGCACAGGGCGGTGCAAGCTATGGTGCGGCAGGCGGTTTAGGTGGTCGGGTCCAATGCACACTGGCCGTAACTCCGGGTAGTACTCTTAATATTTTTGTAGGCCAGCAAGGTCAGCAATCAAGCAGCACACTGCTTGGTTATGGAGGATATAATGGTGGGGGTTCTGCACCCGTATCGAGCAATGTGTGCGGAGGCGGTGGTGGTGCCACAGACATTCGTGTGAACGGAACAGCTCTCTCAGACCGCGTTGTAGTAGCGGGTGCCGGCGCGGGTTCCGGACAGGGTAGCGGTGGTGCCGGCGGTGGTCTCACCGGCGGGCAAGGTTCAACTCCCGGGGCAGGTGTATGGGCCACAGGAGGTACGCAATCGGCAGGTGGAAATGGCGGCTTGTACAACAACGGTGCCTGTGCGCCCGGCGCTTACGCTCAGAATGGCTCACTTGGTCAGGGAGGCAATGGCATCACCGGGTCAGGCAGTTGCACATCATCCGGTGGAAGCGGTGGCGGTGGCGGTTACTATGGCGGCGGCGGTATGCAAATCAACGGTGCAGGAGGTGGAAGCAGTTATACAGGTACCGGAACATCCAATGTAACGCATACACAAGGAGCCAATTCAGGGAATGGGTCACTTACCATCACCTGGTAAGCTGTCAAATTTAAAGTAAGTTTCATTTTTTTATATTCCTGCAGGCCATGACTGAAGCGTCATTGCCATGGGCAGATAGAAGATGCCATTCGCTTCTTTCATCCCGCCAATAGCGGCAAATCCAATTTTATGATAGGCAGGAATTGAATACGGAGATGCGTGCACATAGAACATTGAAAGCTCCGGGTCAATGCTGCGACAATGTTTCAGCGCTTCCTGAAAAAGATTTTTTGCAATAAGCCTGCGCTGATAGTTCTTATCCACAAATAATAAAGAAATGTGATCATTGTCCCGCACTTCAATCATTCCGACAATCTTATCTTCATCCGCAGCAACAAGAATAAAATCGCCTTTCATGATGCGCTCCATAAATTTTTCAGGGCGAATAAACTCTTTAAAAAAATTCACACCGCCCTCAGTATAATCCGGTGCTACAAATTCATCAAAAACAGAAGATATAAGCTGTGAAACCTCATGTTCGGTTCCCTGTTTGAATTCTCCAATCGTTATCATAATAGCGATATGATTTTCTATATTATCGTCACCCGGTATGAATTAAAATCTCATCAAAATTATCAATTATATGCAACAATGGGAGCTGTCGAACAAATTCGGGTCTAAAAAACGAACTGACACATATCACTTCCACACACACATATTAACATTAAAATAATACCTAACCTGTACAAGAGCAGTAAATTATCCGTACCTTTGCTCCCACTTAAAAAAAACTCAGCAAAGCCCTGTTATGATAAGGCTGATTTCGCAAAAATTACTTTTTACCACACTGCTCTTTCTGGTCTTATCAGGATATCCTTTTTCAATTTTAGTTGCTCAGCTTGGTATCAGTACAACGATGACACCGGCCCAGATGGTGCAGAATACACTTCTTGGCGGTGGAGTTACCGTTTCCAACGTTACCTATTCAGGCGGAGCAGCATCACGCGGAACCTTCACCAACGGCGGTACAACCAACCTCGGACTGAACGATGGTATTGTGCTCTGCACCGGCACTGCCAGCCAAATCCCACATCCTGCTTTGTATTTCATGAATGTAAATCTAGGCCTTCCGGGCGACGCACAGCTTGATGCACTTACCGGAGGCGGCAACACCTATGATGCCTGCATTCTTGAGTTTGATTTTATTCCTTTATCTGACACGGTCAAGTTTCGCTATGTCTTCGGGTCCGAAGAATATCCGAATTATGTGTGCTCACATTTCAATGATGTATTCGGATTCTTTATCACAGGTGTAAATCCGTCAGGTGGAAATTATACCAATTACAATATTGCCCGTATCCCGGGAACCGCACTGCCGGTTGCTATCAACACTGTAAACAACGGTTCGCCTGGGGGCAGTTATGCTTCGTCAGGATGTCTTTCACTCAGCTATCCGTTTTACTATGTCGATAATACAGCCCTTGGCGGAACTACTATTGCCTTCAACGGTTTCACCACGCCTCTCACGGCATGGTGCCATGTTACGCCCTGCCAGACATATCATGTAAAGCTTGCAGTAGGCGATGACTACAACGGTTTGTATGATTCCGGTGTGTTTTTAGAAGCGAGCAGTTTTACATCCAATGCGCCGTCAATAAGCACGTCATATTCCAACCCTGCTTTAGGAAATCAAGCTATAGAAGGATGTTCTTCCGGATATTTTTCATTTACTGTACCCTCGCCGGCAAGTTCACCCATTATAATAAATTATACCGTTAGCGGTAGTGCAACCTCAGGTATCGATTATCCTGCAATACCTAACAGTATTACCATTCCTGCAGGGCAAGATTCAGTTGCTGTAGCCGTTTCACCGAATTCAGACATCATTGCAGAAGGTACCGAAACAGTGATTATTAGTTATATCAGCGGATGCGGTACAGTTACAGATACAATTTTTATTGGAAATTATACGCCGCTGAATGTAAATGCCGGCAACGATACAAGTATCTGTTCCGGCTCTTCATTGACGATAAATTCAATTGTAACGGGAGGCATCCCCACATACTCATATTTATGGAACAACGGCGCCGGTGCCGCTCCTCAGATTACAGTGAATCCAACTTCTGATATTGTGTATACCGTAACCGTTACTGACCAGTGCGCACAAACAACCACCTCAGATATTTCTATCGATGTTATCAGTATCAATGCGACCATCACAACTTCCTATGCTACCTGTGGACAGACGAACGGCTCGGCAGCAGCCACTGTCAGCGGAAGCTGTGCACAAGCCCTGACCTATATCTGGAATACATCGCCGTCGCAGTCATCACAAAATATTTCAGGATTATCGGCAGGAAACTATACAGTAACGGTTTCGTGCGGAAGTTGTACAAGCATAGCAACAGCTGCTATTAACAATCTGAACGGTCCTTCAATAACTATTACAGGAAGCACGGGCGCCACATGTGGCATGTCTGACGGCGGTGCACAATCCGCCGCAACCGGAGGAACGCAACCGTATAATTATATTTGGAGCACCAATCCGGCCCAGACAGGTGCTGCTTTGCAGAATGTTCCGGTTGGCACGT encodes:
- a CDS encoding choice-of-anchor L domain-containing protein translates to MIRLISQKLLFTTLLFLVLSGYPFSILVAQLGISTTMTPAQMVQNTLLGGGVTVSNVTYSGGAASRGTFTNGGTTNLGLNDGIVLCTGTASQIPHPALYFMNVNLGLPGDAQLDALTGGGNTYDACILEFDFIPLSDTVKFRYVFGSEEYPNYVCSHFNDVFGFFITGVNPSGGNYTNYNIARIPGTALPVAINTVNNGSPGGSYASSGCLSLSYPFYYVDNTALGGTTIAFNGFTTPLTAWCHVTPCQTYHVKLAVGDDYNGLYDSGVFLEASSFTSNAPSISTSYSNPALGNQAIEGCSSGYFSFTVPSPASSPIIINYTVSGSATSGIDYPAIPNSITIPAGQDSVAVAVSPNSDIIAEGTETVIISYISGCGTVTDTIFIGNYTPLNVNAGNDTSICSGSSLTINSIVTGGIPTYSYLWNNGAGAAPQITVNPTSDIVYTVTVTDQCAQTTTSDISIDVISINATITTSYATCGQTNGSAAATVSGSCAQALTYIWNTSPSQSSQNISGLSAGNYTVTVSCGSCTSIATAAINNLNGPSITITGSTGATCGMSDGGAQSAATGGTQPYNYIWSTNPAQTGAALQNVPVGTYSVTVSDANSCTASALVNVAQSGGPSITILTTNEFCGNGQGSATAMVTGGSGNYTFLWNSIPQQTMQTATGLSAGNYTVTLFDGTCISTASCTISDDNSLSASITATPPALTLMDGAVHFTGNSSGNISEWRWSFGDGSGYYYGQQQDHQYDNLGMYNVTLIVRDTNGCTASAITTVELREPFAVFIPNAFTPDDNGLNDIWTPVGTGISADNYSVCVFDRWGKMVFYSTTWGDGWNGKVDNKGVFEDAALGVYSYVIKLFDLNGKKYTYRGSIVLVL
- a CDS encoding GNAT family N-acetyltransferase produces the protein MITIGEFKQGTEHEVSQLISSVFDEFVAPDYTEGGVNFFKEFIRPEKFMERIMKGDFILVAADEDKIVGMIEVRDNDHISLLFVDKNYQRRLIAKNLFQEALKHCRSIDPELSMFYVHASPYSIPAYHKIGFAAIGGMKEANGIFYLPMAMTLQSWPAGI
- a CDS encoding glycine-rich protein; amino-acid sequence: MRSLFLTFVIVLSSLINFAQGTGINSTGNPPDPSAGLDVSFNDKGMLVPRLTTTERNAIVSPANGLLIFNITTNCFNFYRGGNWFELCGNCIAPPTPVVTSNGAVCSGDSIKLYATFIPNATYSWTGPNGFSSTLQNPKIPNAITAMSGTYSVIASTNGCVSNATSINVIVTQKPVSTFTFSPSSPNIGQAITFSPTVTGASYNWSFTGGSPASSTVQNPSVTWASTGTYLVSLIVTQNGCISDTTKTNVSVVNCTHSSQTFSYTGGAQTWTVPGCITSITVDAYGAQGGASYGAAGGLGGRVQCTLAVTPGSTLNIFVGQQGQQSSSTLLGYGGYNGGGSAPVSSNVCGGGGGATDIRVNGTALSDRVVVAGAGAGSGQGSGGAGGGLTGGQGSTPGAGVWATGGTQSAGGNGGLYNNGACAPGAYAQNGSLGQGGNGITGSGSCTSSGGSGGGGGYYGGGGMQINGAGGGSSYTGTGTSNVTHTQGANSGNGSLTITW